The sequence GTCTGGATGTCCTCCTGGCCGCCGGCCCAAGCCACGCGCAGAGTCACGCCGGGGAGACCGTTGCCGTCGGCGTCGGTTACGTCTATGAAGAGGTGGTGATTGCCGCCGTTCTCGGCGCAGGATAGCCGCCGACTCCAGGCCAGCACGTAGGTGGGAGCGGCGCTGCTGCGCTCGGCCCACTCCACCTCCAGCCACTGGTGCCCATTGGAGCAGTCGTCGGAAGTGGGCAGGGCCACGGCGCGCGAGAGCAGTTCCCCGGCGTCATCGGCGACGGCGGCGAACCAGACGCCCGAGCGGGCTCCGCTCCCGAGGACGAAGTCCCACCGTCCCTCGCTGTCGGTAGGGTTGCTCAGACCCCCGGCCCAGCCATCGGCCCAGACGCGCACCCTGGCTCCGGCGATGGGGGCACCGGAGGCGTCGGTCACTCTGCCCTTCAGCCCGGTGGTGCCGCAGTTGGCAGTTCCAGTGATGGGCGCCGCGAGAGCGAAGCTGTCTGGCTCCGCCTTGCGGATGCGAGTGGGCGTGGCTTCCGGCACCGGGCCGGGTGTGGGAGTGCTGGTAGCGGTGGGGACCGGTCCCGGCACCGAGATGACCAGGGGCAGATAGGCGACGGGAGTCAGGTGGGGGGCGGCCTCGGGCAGCCCGATGGCTCCTAGGAGCCCGGCGCCGGTCATGGTCATCAGGCGCTGGGCCACCACCGGGGAGTCGCTGGCGACGGTGAAGCCCGAGTTGGCGCCCGCCGCCAGCTCGTTAAGGTTGGCCACCTTCAGCTCTCCCGGCAAGAGGGCCCAGGCGATCCTGCTAGCGCCCGCCACGGACGGAAGCAGAGAGACATTGGCCACGGCGCCCGTGGGACCGGGGTTGAAGATGGCCAGCCGGGTGGTGTAGGGAGCGGCGGTGCTTCCTTCGGCGAAGTGCCATCGCTGAGCCGCCCCCGGAGTTCCTGGGTGGGCGGTCCCGGTCTGGTATCCGGCGTCGTAGGTGACGCCCTCGACGGCGAAAGGAGCGCTGCCGGTGAGGACGATGCTTAGGCTGCCCGAGGGAGCCCGGCCCTCGGCGGCTTCCTTGTCCAGCCACACGGTGTAGCGGGCGTGAGCGGGAAGGGTGTAGGTGGCGGTGCGCCTCTGGCTTCCTTGCCAGTACGCCGCCGCCACTGTGACCGGCGAGTCGCCCGGGTTCACGAACATAAGCCAGGAGTCGAAATTGGCATCGGCGGGGGCCAGGGGAAAATAGGCGACATCGGTGAGGACGGACGTGCCGGCGGAGGCATGGGCTCCGCGGCCACCATTCCACCCAGGGAAGTAGGTCACGCGCTGAACCACTACCGGGGCCGTGGCGGCCACGCGAGTGGCGACGCCACCTGCCAGAGTGCACACTTCCGCCAGCCTCAAGCGGAGCGCCGAGCGGGGACCGATCTCCCACCCCACGTCCTGCACCTGCCCCGACTCGCTGTGGAATCTTAGCACGGCAGCGACGGTGGTGGCACCGGGATTGTACACGTGCAGGTAGGTGTCATACCCGCTGCCGGCGGCTCCTTCCGGTAGGTACCATATCGTGGTCGGGGAGGCCACCCCGGGGACAGTGTAGCCATCGTTGGCGAAGAACACGCTCTGCTCGGCTACCAAGGGCAAATCTGAGGTGATGGTGGTGCTGAAATGGCCGGTGACATGGTCATTGGCATATACGGCCGTCCGACCCAACGCCGGCACTTGGACGGTTACTGTCCGGGCTGCTCCGCCATCCGGCTGGAGGAGCACGGAGGCTTGAGCTGGGGAGGTGCCGGGGTTGGCAAGCAGCAGCCAGGTATGGTGGGTGTCTCCCGACGACACGGCGACGCCGTGGGCGAAGTGCCAGGTGGTGGAACCGAAGGCATCGCCCGAGGGGCTCATGGCGCCCAGGTCCGAAGAGAAGGAAGTGGGCCTGGAGTTGGACGTGAGGCGGTCGGCCCAGAGGCGGGCGACGGGCGGCAGAAGATCACCGGATATGAGGGCCACGGCAGAGATGGTAGTCAGTAGCAAAGCGATGGCGGCGGCGAAGGATCGGCGCCAGTGTCCCGCGTCTCGGTTCACCTTGTCACTCTCCTGCGATCACGTCCCAGCCCAGCACAAGAGTCATCTGAGTCTGGGACTCCATCCCTCCCTCCACTCGCACGATCTGATCGTCTGCCAGGCCGTAGAGCGAGCGCAGGTACTCCTCCGCTCGCGGGGAGGGAGAGTAGACGTAGAGGACCGACCGTCTTAAGGTGCCGCCTTCCCGGTCAGCGATGCTGGTTATGGATGCTCCCTCGGTGCTCAGGAAGGAGGCGGTATGCGAGGCCAGCCCTGGCAGGTCGGTAGCGTTCTCCACCCGGAGGGCCACTCCTGCCAGGGGCTGCCCCTGGGGCAACCGGGGGGAGAATATCTCCCCCACAAGAGCGCGTATGCCGGCCCAGTCAGGTAGGAGGACGTAGGCTCCGGTGGCGGTGACGTAGTCTGACGCCAAGTCGCGGTCCACTAGGGCTGTCTCCAGACTGAGTTCCCTGGTGCGACAGAGCCAGCCGGCCAGAGCCACCAAGGCGTCGGTGTCGGCGTTGGTCTCCACCGCGTCGGACAGGGCGCGTGCCAGACGGGGGAGCTTGGGCAGGGTGGCCGGGCTCAGGGCCCGATCCAGGGCGGCCCGGACGATCTGCTGCTGTCGGCGGGCCCGGTCGAAGTCAGAGTCGCCGTGGCGGGTGCGGGCATACTTGAGGGCCAGGGCACCGTCGAGGTGCTGGATGCCGGCGGGTATGTACAGCTCAGTGGTGCCGTTCCAGTCGTCCGGGTAGGTGGGATCGTAGATGTCATAGGGCACCTCGACGGTGACGCCGCCCAGGGCGTCCACGATGCGCTCGAAGCCAGCGAAGTCCAACGTAGCCCAGTAGTCCACCGGGACGCCGAAGTTGTACTCCACCGTGAGGGCAGCCAGGCCTGGCCCCCCGTGAGGGACGTCGTAGGCCTGGCCACGGAAGTAGGCGGTGTTGATCCTGCTCTCCCCGTGCCCAGGGATGGTGACCCAGAGGTCGCGCGGGATGGAGAGGAGGGCGACACTCCGGGCCCCGGGATCGAAGAGGGCCAGCATGATGGTATCGCTGCGAGAGGGGCCGGGCTCGTTCTCGCGGGCATCAGTGCCGAGGAGAAGCAGGGTTACCGGCTCGGACCCGGACCAGACGGCAGAGGAAGGCGAGAAGACGGCAGCTAGGGGCCCGGCCAGGGCCGAGTCGCGGAAGGCTGCCAGGCCGGCGCCCAGAAGAAAGGCAAGGATTGCGGCCAGAACCATGCAGCCGCAGGGGAATGCCGAGCGACGTGAAGGGTCGGCCATGTTGGAGAGGGTGCCTCCGAGGGATCTGGGTTCCCCGCGGGGTTGAGCCTCGCGAGCCCGCCGAGAGACGGGGCGCGGGGAGAAAGCTCGTCCCGGGGACTCCCTTGTACAGCCTGGATGGGGAAACCTGCAATTTGCATGCCTGGTGTGGGTATGTCACGGGGCCCCGGGGATCGTGGTAGCAAGGGCAGTGCTTCGCTATAATCGCGAGAGCCATGATGGAAAGACAGGCGCACTGGTGAGCAGCGAGAGAGGCCGCTTTCGCTCTCGGGGCCGACCGAGAGCCGGTTCATGGACGCTTTTCGCCCTGTTGGCCAGCCTGGCGTTCCTGCTCGTGGTTGCGCTGGCGGAGCGCTCCCGACAAGCGCCGGCTGAGGATCAGAGGGCCGCCGTAGGGCCCATCGTTCCCGCCGCTGCCCTTTCGGATCGGGAAGACTGGCTCACGAACGGGCAACTGGAGCTGCAGGGGAGCGGCGACTCGGAGGCTGCTCCGCCTGGATGGCAGTTGTTCGAGGTTACTGAAGCCGGCGCCCGCTTCTTTCGAGGCCCAGGCGAGTCCTTCCTTCGGCTGGACTGCGGCGGGCGCACGTGTATCGCTGGTCTGTGGCAACGGCTGGACGGGTTGGCGGCTGGCGGCTACTACCTCGAGGCCGATGTCTACCTCAGCATGGCCCCGACGGCATCCGGGGCGGCGGCGGTGCGCCTAGGGTATGACGCGACCGGTGGGGTGGACCCAACCTCTCCCGGGGTGACATGGTCCTCACAGGCTCGCGACCAGGGCTGGCAACGGGTCTCCCTAGAGATTGAAGAGGGGGGCGGAGCGGGCACGGTCTTCATAGCCTTCGATGCCCTGTCGGCCGGAGCGGACTGCCGGCTGGCTGGTGCTCGTCTGTTGGGGCCGCCGGGGGTGGAGCCAGTGACTCCATCTCCGACCACAGAGGCGATGGGGGGCGAGCCCGCGGTGACGGACGTGGAGGTGCGGGCGCTCTACGTCTCGCTCGCCGAGATGGACTTGAGCGACGAAGCGCAGTTGAGGGAGGTGTTGGACCGGGCGGCGGCGGCCCGCTTCAACACTATCTACCTGCAGGTGAGACGGCTCGGCTTGGCCTACTACGACTCCGCTGTGGAGCCGGTGGTGGAGGTTCTGCAGGGCGAGGAGGGCCTGCGCTGGGATCCCCTGGCGCGGGCTTGCGAAATGGCAAAGGAGCGCGGCCTCCGGCTCCACGCCTGGATCGAAGTGCTTCCGGTATGGGAGGCGAGCGCCCCAGTCGAGCAGCAGCCGCTGGGCCACCTGTACTCGCTCTTCAGCGCCAGGTTCGGGGCCGAATGGCTGCAGGCAGGAAGCGAGGATGGTGTGCTCTACGCTTCGCCCTCCCATCCTCAGGTGAGGACCTACCTGGCCGCCGTGTGCCGGGACCTGGTCTCGCGCTACCCGGTGGACGGGCTGCATTTCACGGGACTGGAGTATCGGTCCCACCTTCAGGGGGATGGCACCGAGGCATTGGGGCTGCTCTTGGAGGAGATCGGGCGGGAGGTCCGCGCCGTCTGTCCTGAGGTTGAGCTCTCGGCCCAGATCTGGCCGGTGCGGCGGGACCAGTGGGGTTGGGCTTTGGCAGAAGCGGGCGCCGACTTCGGGCAGGATGCGGCCTCGTGGGCCCGGGAGGGCCGGGTGGACGTGCTGGTGCCCGCCCTCTACTTGGCGGAGGAACTGGGGCAGGCGGAGCGAGTGGCTGCCTTGGTCGAGGACTGGGGACTGGCCGGAGGTTGGGTGCCCGTGGTGCCGGCGGTGGACGGCGGGCTACGCCCCTTCAAGGCGCTGGCGCAGACCATCGCCGAGGCCCGGCTGGCAGGGGCGATGGGGGTTGCGGTGTACGACTCTAGGCGATTGTCGGCCAGTGGCTACTGGGGATTGCTGGCCTCAGGTCCGTTCAGCCGGCCGGCGGAGACGCCGCCGCTGCTGTGCAACAGGCAGTAGGCAGCCACAGAGACACGGAGGCGCAGAGAAAGGGAGGGGGAGGCGCGGCGACGCGGAGACCGGGACACAGGGAGATGCGGAGACGGTTGATCGCGTCCTGATGTCACACTGTCTCTCCCTCTCCCCGCCTCAGCTCGACGACCAAGACGCGTTTGACACTGGGATCATCAAGGTGCATGCTGGCTCGTGCACACGTGTGCACGAGGTGAGGAGTGGCTCGCACTTCCATCAAAGACATCGCCCGGGCTGCGGGGGTGTCTCACTCTACCGTGTCTCGGGCCCTGAGGGACGATCCGCGCATCAGCCCGGAGGTGGTGCAGCGCATCCGTTCTCTGGCCAGGGACATGAGCTACAGCCCCAGCGTCGTGGCGCGCAGCCTGGTCACCCGGCGGACCCGCACCATCGGTGTGGTCGTCACCACCATCTCTGACCCATTCGTCTCCGCCGTTGTGGATGGCATTGAGGAGGAGGCGACGGCTAACGATCATGCGGTGATCCTGGTCATGTCTCGTTCCGACCCCGAGCATGAGCTGGAGGCGGTGCGACTGCTGAGCGAGAGGAGGGTGGACGGGATCATCGTTTCGGCCTCGCGGGTGGGGAACTACGAGGAGCGACTGGTGCGGCTGCAGGTGCCCATAGTGCTGCTCAACAACCAGTCGGAGAGTAGCTACATCTACTCCATAAACGTGGACGATGTCCGGGGTGCTCACATGGCGACAGACCACCTCCTCGAGCTCGGCCATCGCCACATCGCGTACATCGGCTGTCCCGATCGGCCCCGCTCACACCGACGACGGGAGCAGGGGTTCCGGATGGCCCTGGGGGAGCGGGGCATGGTGCCGGGCCTGTCCCAGGTGGTGGCAGACGAAGGCATAGGCGATGACGCCGAGCGAGGAAAGCTAGGGATGCGCCGGCTGCTGGGCGTCGAGGACCGACCGACGGCGGTCTTCTGCTACAACGACGTCACCGCTATCGGTGCTCTCAACGAAACCCGGCGGTGGGGCCTGGCGGTGCCGGGCGATGTTTCGCTGGTAGGTTTCGACGACGTAAGGGAGGCGTCGCTGGTGAGCCCCGCGCTCACCACCGTGAACCAGCCGCGGGAGAGCATGGGACGACAGGCGGTCGAAATGCTGCTGCGGTTGCTGGCGGGGGAGAGTGTAGGCGACCGCGTCATTCTACCCCGGCTGGTCATTCGGCAGTCGTCAGGCCCGCCAAAGAGCAGTGGATAGCGGCGAGCCAAGGGTGAATGGCAGATGAGAACAGTCTCGCCCAGTCTCCTCGCCAGGCCGACGGCCTTCTCAACACTGCCCGACCACTGTCCACTTTCGGCCATTCGCCATTCACTGCGGTTAGGAGGTTTGTCATGAGGGCATTGGTGCTGCGCGCAGACTGGGATCCGCGGCCAGAATACGAGCTGAGCCAGTGGGAGAAGCGCACCGGCAAGGCGGTGACGGGCAGCAGCGTGTGGCGGAACCCTCGCCTGCAGGTGGAGGAAGTACCTACACCGGTCCTGGAGCCGGAAGAGGTGCTGGTTCGGGTTAGCGCCTGCGGCGTATGCGGTTCGGACGTTCACTTCTACGAAACCGACGCCGACGGCTACATGCTCTACCCAGGGTTGACCCGGTTCCCCAGCGTGATTGGGCACGAGTTCTCGGGAGTGGTGGCCGACAGGGGCGCCGCCGTGAGCGACCTGGAGGTGGGAGACCTAGTGACCGCCGAGGAGATGATCTGGTGCGGGCATTGCGTTCCCTGCCGCAACGGCTTCCCTAATCAGTGCCGCAACTTGGAGGAGATTGGCTTCACCATTGACGGGGCGGCGGCAGAGTACATCGCCATCGGGGCCAAGTACTGCTGGAAGCTCAGCTCCGTGGCTGAGCGCCTGGGCGACCAAGGGCGCGCCCTCGAGTTGGGTGCCATGACCGAGCCCGCGTCAGTGGCCTACAACGCCATCTTCGAGGTGGCCGGTGGCTTCCGGCCGGGCCAGTACGTGGCCGTGTTCGGGGCAGGGCCCATCGGCCTGGCCTCCATCGCGCTGGCGCGGGCTGCCGGGGCCGGGCGGATCGTGGCCTTCGAGGTCTCTCCGGTCAGGCGCGAGCTGGCTCTGCGGGTGGGGGCCGATCTCGCCTATGATCCCGCGCAGGTGCGCCCTTCCCAGGTGCTGATGGAGCACTCCGGAGGCGAGGGCTTCGACTTCATGGTCGAGGCGGCGGGGGCGCCGCAACACACCGTCCCCGAGATGGAGCAGGCCCTGGCCATCGGAGCCAAGGTGGTGCAGATAGGTCGGGCTGCGACGCGAGTGCCCATGTACCTGGAGCAGCTGCAGGTGCGCAAGGCCAAGGTGTTCGGGGCGCAGGGACATTCGGGCTACGGCAACTTCCCCAACGTCATCCGGTTGATGGCCTCGGGCCGACTGGACCTGTCCCCCATCATCACCAGCCGCTTCCGCCTGGACGAGGGCGTGGCCGCCATCCAGCAGGCCACGAGGCGCGAGGACGGCAAGATCCTGATCACCGTGGGGGAGAGGAGGGAAGGAGTAGAGGAGACAGGAGTAGAGGAGGGAAGGGGGTGCCAAGCGATGAGGGGTAGTGGGCAGGGAGGAGGAGAGGAGTGATGGGAGGCAACGGGTGAAGGACAAGGGATGCGGCCCTGCGGGCCAGCGGACAGCCGACAGCGACCCGGATGACCGTCCTCATGTCTGCTGCCCGCAAGCTCCTTTCCTCCTGTCTCCTTTACTCCTCTACTCCTGTCTCCTTTACTCCTTTCCCCACAATAAGGAGGCACAGATGCCGAAGTGGCTAGCGACGAACCAGCCCGACCTGTTCTTCGAGGACAACGCCGTGGGGCGGATGAAGAAGGAGGTTTGGGAGGCGAGTGACGAGGAGATAGAGGGCATATTGGCGGAGTACGGGATGCCACCCCAAGGAGTGGAGTGGGGCAAGCCGGGGTCATACATCCAGACGACCATCCGGCACCAACTGGAGGCGGAGCGGCGTCTCAACGACGTCGTCATCATCCCGGTCGGGTGCACGGAGAACCACGGTCAGCATCTGGTGAGCGCCGCCGATACGCTGTTTGCCAGCATGATAGCCGAGGGGGTGCGGCGGTACACCGCGCGCCGGGGACGCCCGGTTGCCTTGGCCCTGCCGCCGCTGAACTACGGGGGGCATCCTTACCATCACCTGGGCATGCCGGGGACGGTCGTCCTGCGCGAGGAGGTAGTGCGGGAGCTGCTCATTGACGTCATGCTGGGGCTGTGGAACGACGGCTTCCGCAAGCAGATCATCCTCAACAACCACGGCCAGCTGTGGATGCTGGAGTCCGCCCTGCAGGAGTTCCAGAAGCGCTACCAGCTACCTGGCATCTTCCGGGTGATCGACTGGCACCGGGCGGTGCGCGAGTTCTTCCGCACCACCGACCGAGGGGGCCAGTGGGGCACGGACTTCGTCCACGCCGACGAATCGGAGACCTCCCTGGGCCTGTACCTGTTCCCCGAGATGGTGGACATGAGCTACGCCGTCAACACCGAGGGCAAGTCCTACCTTCCGGACGGGCATTTCGACAAGTCGGTGGACCCCTTCGCCCGCCCGAGCAACTGGTCTCAGGGGGAGGGCCACTTCCCCATCGAGATCAAGGCCACGCCGGAGGGGGTGGTGGGCCACGCTGCCGATGCGGCTGCCTACAAGGCTAAGCGCCCTCTGGCCGCCATCCTGCGCTACCTAACCCTCTTCATAGACGACGTGCTGGCTGCCTTCCCTCCCGGCACGGTTCCACCCACGGAGGAGGTGACCCTGCGCTCGGCGGAGGAGATGGAGCCCTACCTGCGTGAGCCGATGAGCGAAGGGTGGAAGCCCGTCTACTCGCTACCAGCCATCGGAATGCGCCGGTCGTGAAGCGGATTCCTGCCCTGGGCCCTCCCTGCTTGGGAGACGGGGAGACGCGGAGAGGGGGAGAGGGGGAGAGGGGGAGAAGGGGAGACGCGGAGATGGGGGGACACGGGGACAGGGAGACAGGGAGAGGGGGCGATTCACTGTCTCCCCCTCACCGCCTCTCCCCTTCTCCCTGTCTCCCCTTCTCCGCGTCTCCCCGTCTCCCCCTCGCCATCGTCCTCTCCACTCACCCGGCCCAGTTCCAGGCGGTGGCGTTCAGGGGGGACCTGGAGGCGAACCTGAGAAGCATCGCCGGGTTGGGGTACGACGGGGTGGAGTTGGCCATCCGGGACCCTGGCCTGGTGGATGTCGAGGCTCTCAGCCGCACGCTCGATCAACTAGGCCTGGCGGTACCCGCCGTCGGCACCGGCCAGGCCTGGGCGGAGGAAGGCCTCTCCTTCACCGATCCCGACGCCTCCGTGCGCCGGGCGGCGGTGGACCGCATACGGGCCCACTTGGCGCCGTCAGCCCGCTGGGGCGCGGTCGTCATCGTGGGCCTCATCCGAGGCACCGTGTTCCCTGGGGTGGAGCCCGAGCAGGCCTGGGCCTGGCTGGTGGAGGCACTCAGGGAGTGCTGCCGTTCGGCGGCCGACGTTGGGGTCAGGCTGGCCCTGGAGCCCATCAACCGTTACGAGACGGTGCTGGTCAACACGGTGGCCCAAGGGCTGGACCTGGTGACCCAGGTGGGGGCTCCCAACCTGGGGCTGCTCCTTGACACCTTTCACATGAACATCGAAGAGCCCAGCATCGAGCGCAGTATTCGCGCGGCAGGGGAGCGCATCTTTCACTTCCATGTGGCGGACTCGAACCGCTGGTACCCGGGCGCCGGCCACCTGAACTTCCCCGCCATCCTAGCGGCGCTGGCCGAGACCGGTTACGGCGGTTATGTCTCCGGCGAGTTCCTTCCCCTCCCCGATCCCGCCACCGCCGCCGCGAGCGCTATCCGCTTCCTGAGAGGGGAGACGGGGAGACGGGGAGACGCGGAGACGGGGAGAGGGGGAGAGGGGGTGACTGCATGACTTGGGGACGAGATCCGCCATCTCCGCGTCCCCCTGTCTCCCTGTCTCCGTGTCTCTGTGGCTAGCCTCCCTCCACCTCCGCCACCCGGACGGGGCGGTGTTCGCGTAGAGATCGGGTAGCGGCGAGGGCGGCGACGAGGGCGGCCCGCCCGTCGGCGCCGGTCACCGGGGGCGGGACGTCCTGCCGTAGGCAGTCGCAGAAGGCCTGAAGCTCCGCCACGTAGGCGGAGGCGTAGCGCTCCAGGAAGAAGTAGAGGGGCTTCTCCTGGTGTATGCCCTCGGCGTCGGCCACGACGGTGTTGGTGGGCGTCTGGTTGCCGGCGGCGGCGCTGCCCCGGCTGCCGAAGACTTCCACCCGTTGATCGTAGCCGTAGACGGCGCGGCGGCTGTTGTCTATGGAGCCAAGGGCGCCGCTGACGAAGCGCAGCGTCACCAGGGCGGTGTCCACATCTCCTGCCTCGCCGACGGCCGGGTCCACTAGGACGGCACCGACGGCCGTCACCTCCTCGA is a genomic window of Anaerolineae bacterium containing:
- a CDS encoding creatininase family protein, yielding MPKWLATNQPDLFFEDNAVGRMKKEVWEASDEEIEGILAEYGMPPQGVEWGKPGSYIQTTIRHQLEAERRLNDVVIIPVGCTENHGQHLVSAADTLFASMIAEGVRRYTARRGRPVALALPPLNYGGHPYHHLGMPGTVVLREEVVRELLIDVMLGLWNDGFRKQIILNNHGQLWMLESALQEFQKRYQLPGIFRVIDWHRAVREFFRTTDRGGQWGTDFVHADESETSLGLYLFPEMVDMSYAVNTEGKSYLPDGHFDKSVDPFARPSNWSQGEGHFPIEIKATPEGVVGHAADAAAYKAKRPLAAILRYLTLFIDDVLAAFPPGTVPPTEEVTLRSAEEMEPYLREPMSEGWKPVYSLPAIGMRRS
- a CDS encoding LCP family protein → MADPSRRSAFPCGCMVLAAILAFLLGAGLAAFRDSALAGPLAAVFSPSSAVWSGSEPVTLLLLGTDARENEPGPSRSDTIMLALFDPGARSVALLSIPRDLWVTIPGHGESRINTAYFRGQAYDVPHGGPGLAALTVEYNFGVPVDYWATLDFAGFERIVDALGGVTVEVPYDIYDPTYPDDWNGTTELYIPAGIQHLDGALALKYARTRHGDSDFDRARRQQQIVRAALDRALSPATLPKLPRLARALSDAVETNADTDALVALAGWLCRTRELSLETALVDRDLASDYVTATGAYVLLPDWAGIRALVGEIFSPRLPQGQPLAGVALRVENATDLPGLASHTASFLSTEGASITSIADREGGTLRRSVLYVYSPSPRAEEYLRSLYGLADDQIVRVEGGMESQTQMTLVLGWDVIAGE
- a CDS encoding LacI family DNA-binding transcriptional regulator; its protein translation is MARTSIKDIARAAGVSHSTVSRALRDDPRISPEVVQRIRSLARDMSYSPSVVARSLVTRRTRTIGVVVTTISDPFVSAVVDGIEEEATANDHAVILVMSRSDPEHELEAVRLLSERRVDGIIVSASRVGNYEERLVRLQVPIVLLNNQSESSYIYSINVDDVRGAHMATDHLLELGHRHIAYIGCPDRPRSHRRREQGFRMALGERGMVPGLSQVVADEGIGDDAERGKLGMRRLLGVEDRPTAVFCYNDVTAIGALNETRRWGLAVPGDVSLVGFDDVREASLVSPALTTVNQPRESMGRQAVEMLLRLLAGESVGDRVILPRLVIRQSSGPPKSSG
- a CDS encoding family 10 glycosylhydrolase, which produces MSSERGRFRSRGRPRAGSWTLFALLASLAFLLVVALAERSRQAPAEDQRAAVGPIVPAAALSDREDWLTNGQLELQGSGDSEAAPPGWQLFEVTEAGARFFRGPGESFLRLDCGGRTCIAGLWQRLDGLAAGGYYLEADVYLSMAPTASGAAAVRLGYDATGGVDPTSPGVTWSSQARDQGWQRVSLEIEEGGGAGTVFIAFDALSAGADCRLAGARLLGPPGVEPVTPSPTTEAMGGEPAVTDVEVRALYVSLAEMDLSDEAQLREVLDRAAAARFNTIYLQVRRLGLAYYDSAVEPVVEVLQGEEGLRWDPLARACEMAKERGLRLHAWIEVLPVWEASAPVEQQPLGHLYSLFSARFGAEWLQAGSEDGVLYASPSHPQVRTYLAAVCRDLVSRYPVDGLHFTGLEYRSHLQGDGTEALGLLLEEIGREVRAVCPEVELSAQIWPVRRDQWGWALAEAGADFGQDAASWAREGRVDVLVPALYLAEELGQAERVAALVEDWGLAGGWVPVVPAVDGGLRPFKALAQTIAEARLAGAMGVAVYDSRRLSASGYWGLLASGPFSRPAETPPLLCNRQ
- a CDS encoding alcohol dehydrogenase catalytic domain-containing protein — protein: MRALVLRADWDPRPEYELSQWEKRTGKAVTGSSVWRNPRLQVEEVPTPVLEPEEVLVRVSACGVCGSDVHFYETDADGYMLYPGLTRFPSVIGHEFSGVVADRGAAVSDLEVGDLVTAEEMIWCGHCVPCRNGFPNQCRNLEEIGFTIDGAAAEYIAIGAKYCWKLSSVAERLGDQGRALELGAMTEPASVAYNAIFEVAGGFRPGQYVAVFGAGPIGLASIALARAAGAGRIVAFEVSPVRRELALRVGADLAYDPAQVRPSQVLMEHSGGEGFDFMVEAAGAPQHTVPEMEQALAIGAKVVQIGRAATRVPMYLEQLQVRKAKVFGAQGHSGYGNFPNVIRLMASGRLDLSPIITSRFRLDEGVAAIQQATRREDGKILITVGERREGVEETGVEEGRGCQAMRGSGQGGGEE
- a CDS encoding sugar phosphate isomerase/epimerase is translated as MGGHGDRETGRGGDSLSPPHRLSPSPCLPFSASPRLPLAIVLSTHPAQFQAVAFRGDLEANLRSIAGLGYDGVELAIRDPGLVDVEALSRTLDQLGLAVPAVGTGQAWAEEGLSFTDPDASVRRAAVDRIRAHLAPSARWGAVVIVGLIRGTVFPGVEPEQAWAWLVEALRECCRSAADVGVRLALEPINRYETVLVNTVAQGLDLVTQVGAPNLGLLLDTFHMNIEEPSIERSIRAAGERIFHFHVADSNRWYPGAGHLNFPAILAALAETGYGGYVSGEFLPLPDPATAAASAIRFLRGETGRRGDAETGRGGEGVTA